CCTCAAAAATAGCATTGTATTTATTTGATTTACCATAATATTGTTTGGCTATTTTACCTAATGTATCTCCACTTTTTACAGTATGAATTGCAAATACAGAAGTGTCTTCAACATCAATATTAGCCATAATATCGCTAGGATTTTCTCCTCCAATTTCTTTTATTTTATCCCAAAGAAGGTTTTTTTCATATTGATTTTTTGCAGTTCCGGTTACATGTAAAACTCCATTTTCTTCTTTTACATCTCCATTTTGGATTGCTAATTGTTCTCCTAAATTTAATACTTCTTGATATTTTGCTTTCATTCTAATTCTTTTATAGTTATTTGCTTAGAATTCAAAACTACAAAAAAACCGAAGCGAGGTGCTTCGGTTTTCGATTAATGGTTTATTTTTATCGTTTAATGTCATTACTAAGAAAGTTTTTTACCTTCTGTGGTAATCTTATAATTTAAAAAAATAATAAATTACATTATTCTAGTCTCCTTGTAATAACGGTAACTTTATAAGTGAATTACTTCATCATAAGCATCCGCAACTGCTTCCATAACAGCTTCACTCATTGTTGGGTGAGGATGAATTGTTTTTAAAACTTCATGACCAGTAGTTTCTAATTTACGTCCTAAAACTGCTTCGGCAATCATGTCTGTAACACCAGCACCAATCATATGGCAACCTAACCATTCGCCATATTTAGCATCAAAAATTACTTTTACAAAACCATCAGGAGTACCTGCTGCTTTTGCTTTACCAGATGCAGAAAAAGGAAATTTACCAACTTTTAATTCGTAACCCGCTTCTTTAGCTTTTGCTTCTGTTAAACCAACAGATGCAATTTCTGGAGTCGCATACGTACAACCAGGTACATTACCATAATCTATAGGTTCTGTATGTAAGCCAGCTAATTTCTCAACACAAGTAATTCCTTCTGCAGAAGCAACGTGTGCCAAAGCTTGTCCAGGAACCACATCACCAATAGCATAATAACCAGGTATGTTAGTTTGGTAAAAATCGTTCACTAAAATTTTATCTCTGTCAACAATAATCCCAACATCTTCTAAACCAATGTTTTCAATGTTAGATTTAATTCCAACTGCAGATAATAAAATATCAGCTGTTAAAGTTTCTTCTCCTTTTTTAGTTTTTACAGTAGCAACCACACCTTCACCAGAAGTATCAACAGACTCTACAGAAGAGTTTGTCATTACTTTAATTCCAGATTTTTTAATAGAACGCTCAAATTGTTTAGAAACGTCAATATC
The nucleotide sequence above comes from Polaribacter butkevichii. Encoded proteins:
- a CDS encoding LysM peptidoglycan-binding domain-containing protein; amino-acid sequence: MKAKYQEVLNLGEQLAIQNGDVKEENGVLHVTGTAKNQYEKNLLWDKIKEIGGENPSDIMANIDVEDTSVFAIHTVKSGDTLGKIAKQYYGKSNKYNAIFEANKSILKSADIILVGQELVIPNL
- the lpdA gene encoding dihydrolipoyl dehydrogenase — encoded protein: MKYDIIIIGSGPGGYVTGIRASQLGFKVAIVEKEHLGGICLNWGCIPTKALLKSAQVYDYLKHVDQYGLKAEAIDKDFEAVIKRSRGVAEGMSKGVAFLMKKNKIDIIDGFGKIKTGKKVDVTAADGTVTEYSADNIIIATGARSRELPNLPQDGKKVIGYRQAMNLPSQPKSMIIVGSGAIGVEFAHFYNSMGTEVTIVEFMPNVVPVEDIDVSKQFERSIKKSGIKVMTNSSVESVDTSGEGVVATVKTKKGEETLTADILLSAVGIKSNIENIGLEDVGIIVDRDKILVNDFYQTNIPGYYAIGDVVPGQALAHVASAEGITCVEKLAGLHTEPIDYGNVPGCTYATPEIASVGLTEAKAKEAGYELKVGKFPFSASGKAKAAGTPDGFVKVIFDAKYGEWLGCHMIGAGVTDMIAEAVLGRKLETTGHEVLKTIHPHPTMSEAVMEAVADAYDEVIHL